A portion of the Natronococcus sp. AD-5 genome contains these proteins:
- a CDS encoding PTS sugar transporter subunit IIA yields MLTAPACRHVVAFNGKVVFEVGALTDALPKIDSIRLSAVADDFIQVVRATDLADVVEDRYYFGDRAYVPAVDMFMASDLVG; encoded by the coding sequence GTGCTTACAGCTCCGGCGTGTCGTCACGTCGTCGCATTCAACGGGAAGGTTGTATTCGAAGTCGGAGCACTCACAGACGCGCTGCCGAAGATCGACAGTATACGACTTTCCGCTGTCGCTGACGACTTCATACAGGTCGTCCGTGCCACGGACCTTGCCGACGTCGTTGAGGACCGATATTACTTCGGTGATCGCGCGTACGTCCCTGCGGTCGATATGTTCATGGCTTCCGATCTCGTTGGTTGA
- a CDS encoding tyrosine-type recombinase/integrase — protein sequence MSSRDYRAQIENLRKRAQTSNDISDEDGELLIKFSNTLDLLRSEYTDSRHKKLLGNCVRLAEEVGGLADALEDRDAAEDLVRYIHREYENEESNRDYRIALRMFGEHTTDGDGKPDSIDWISSTYSKGYNPAPDPSKMLRWEEDVLPMIEETRNSRDAALIASAWNLGTRAFEFQDLTVGTVTDSDYGMRVTVDGKRGQRSPTLVLAVPYLQRWLNDHPDRSDGSAPLWSKLSKPEPISDRMFRKILETTAERANITRPVTLSNFRKSCASYLASQGVSQAHLEDHMGWTRGSDVASRYVAVFGEESEREIAKAYGADVEKDEPEPLVGVECPRCTRETPRHEDRCMWCGQLLDPAAIDTVRQNETEVRRAALRLVEQDPDVVDRIERSERLMELLESQPELEEDIFELATELADEN from the coding sequence ATGTCGTCCCGCGACTATCGGGCGCAGATCGAGAATCTTCGCAAGCGAGCACAGACATCGAATGACATCAGCGACGAAGACGGGGAGCTGCTGATCAAATTCAGCAATACTCTCGACCTTCTGCGCTCCGAATACACTGATTCGCGACACAAGAAACTTCTCGGGAACTGTGTCCGTCTGGCAGAGGAGGTGGGAGGTCTCGCAGATGCCCTTGAAGATCGTGACGCTGCCGAAGATCTCGTTCGGTACATCCACCGTGAGTATGAAAACGAGGAGTCGAACCGGGACTATCGAATTGCACTTCGTATGTTCGGAGAACACACCACTGATGGTGATGGTAAGCCCGATAGCATTGACTGGATTTCTAGCACTTATTCGAAGGGCTACAATCCAGCACCAGACCCAAGTAAGATGCTTCGCTGGGAAGAGGATGTTCTTCCGATGATCGAAGAAACACGTAACTCGCGCGATGCTGCACTGATCGCGAGCGCTTGGAACCTTGGGACTCGCGCATTCGAATTTCAGGATCTCACTGTCGGCACAGTTACTGACAGTGATTACGGCATGCGAGTAACTGTTGATGGAAAACGTGGGCAGCGATCGCCGACACTCGTCCTCGCGGTTCCATACCTTCAGCGGTGGCTCAATGATCATCCAGACCGGTCGGACGGTAGTGCTCCTTTGTGGTCTAAGCTCTCGAAGCCTGAACCAATCTCCGATCGGATGTTCCGGAAAATCCTCGAGACCACTGCAGAACGTGCCAACATCACACGACCCGTCACGCTTTCGAACTTCCGCAAAAGCTGTGCCAGCTATCTTGCTTCGCAGGGTGTTTCGCAAGCCCATCTCGAGGATCATATGGGATGGACGCGCGGAAGCGATGTTGCTTCCCGATATGTCGCCGTCTTTGGCGAAGAAAGTGAACGCGAGATCGCGAAGGCTTACGGAGCTGATGTTGAAAAGGACGAACCCGAGCCTCTCGTCGGTGTTGAGTGTCCTCGCTGTACACGCGAAACGCCGCGTCATGAAGACCGGTGTATGTGGTGCGGACAACTTCTTGATCCGGCAGCAATCGACACTGTTCGTCAGAACGAGACTGAAGTTCGTCGTGCTGCACTCCGGCTTGTGGAACAAGATCCAGACGTTGTCGACCGAATCGAACGCTCGGAACGCCTGATGGAACTTCTTGAAAGCCAACCGGAGCTCGAGGAAGATATCTTCGAACTCGCGACTGAACTCGCTGACGAGAACTAA
- a CDS encoding ArsR family transcriptional regulator: MPERDEETGRYQPSFTDEEFLEAVDAASPPTTSNVAEEVDCKYRTAYKWLTDLEDNGKLEREKIGNTLVWLVPDGGEDNG, from the coding sequence ATGCCCGAGCGAGACGAGGAGACGGGTCGATATCAGCCGTCGTTCACCGATGAGGAGTTTCTTGAGGCGGTCGACGCAGCGAGTCCCCCCACGACGAGTAATGTCGCTGAGGAGGTCGACTGCAAGTACCGGACGGCGTACAAGTGGCTCACCGATCTCGAGGATAACGGCAAGCTCGAGAGAGAGAAAATCGGCAACACCCTGGTTTGGTTGGTCCCAGACGGAGGTGAGGACAATGGGTGA
- a CDS encoding HalOD1 output domain-containing protein, translated as MDDCYAVQYDRLDDEPLSVTIADAVATHCGEEITELEPLHYAINADALERLFEPRANGLRTGGSVTFRYNGCTVTVTADGEIRVESA; from the coding sequence ATGGACGATTGCTACGCAGTACAGTACGACCGACTCGACGACGAACCGCTCAGCGTGACGATCGCTGACGCCGTCGCGACGCACTGCGGCGAGGAGATCACGGAACTCGAACCGCTTCACTACGCGATCAACGCCGACGCGCTCGAGCGCCTGTTCGAACCGCGAGCGAACGGACTACGTACCGGCGGATCGGTGACGTTCCGGTACAACGGCTGCACCGTCACCGTTACGGCCGACGGCGAGATTCGCGTCGAGTCCGCCTGA
- a CDS encoding PAS domain S-box protein has product MNSGLEAPGTAPVRVLVVGSSPWARTVTAVLEDRDVTVAVERSTRERADRLESTDCVLTDDREVCASVDAHCPVVYAVDDVMNADIDALLADGATDVVERAASERPQLLEHRIRQAVHSSSTRPVLERRESWHRSLLECSSDLLVAFDASGRATYVSSAAERNAGVETSESGDGWIFDVVHPDDRDAVAESFDAVCTDPPGATRTVTYRCRGSDESWRVHEAVFTNCLENPIVGGVIGSIRDVTRYHRVERKLGESLERVTDAFYALDTEWRLTYVNSRAETLLGYSRDELLGNDVREVFPHGFRSDLYERFHQAMERQEPVSWVRYSESLGMWMEIHAYPSETGLSVYFRDITERVERERDLAERTERLQVLVENAPVIHYVIDDEGTIMLSEGRGLENIGFESGEVGGESFFERFEEYPEIRADARAALDGTAVHSQRQIRDRVFESWYQPVTENGEVDRVIGVAVDVTERVQYQDALNALHEATSHLLTVDSKQTACEYIVDVANDVLDLDSIVFRFDDQHNELVPAAYSSDLERAVGPPPRLGPDDGITWNTFVTDSPSVFGDVRESDLVYDESTDVRSGLYVPLGEHGVLAAVSTAANQYDDDTVELVKSFATTAEAALDRIGQTRRLHDHEQELQRQNSHLERLNRSNEIRQDIEEHLLLADSREAIEQGICDRLVDVDACSFAWIGEPDPSGNRIRPRVHAGLERGYLDAVTVTTVDDSAAEPTGRAVRSRTPVHVENVAASVHDGTWRTDALSRSFQSVYTVPLVYDEYLYGVLSAYGDDRNAFDETFRSMLADLGETIAYAIDAVKRKNALLDDGVTEVELELTADSALCRLADRLQARVSFQGATLQADGSALVFVTVEPPVDGSEIDAALEGVDDAVVVAETETQTLLQLRLTGSFLGTIVSDHGGTLREFVSEGDEHRAIVDVPDGVEIRKVISDINRRGLSASMVARREQSSSAETPLDARARNAMLERLTTRQQEVVRTAYHGGFFEWPRRTTGEEIAASLDISSPAFHKHVRGVEQKLFTALFEGMTTNG; this is encoded by the coding sequence ATGAACTCCGGACTCGAGGCCCCCGGAACCGCGCCGGTTCGCGTTCTCGTCGTCGGGTCGTCGCCCTGGGCCCGGACCGTAACGGCGGTGCTCGAGGACCGCGACGTGACCGTCGCGGTCGAGAGATCTACCCGCGAACGCGCCGACCGGCTCGAGTCGACGGACTGCGTTCTCACCGACGACCGGGAGGTCTGCGCGTCGGTCGACGCACACTGTCCGGTCGTCTACGCCGTCGACGACGTGATGAACGCCGACATCGACGCGCTGCTCGCGGACGGTGCGACCGACGTCGTCGAGAGGGCCGCGAGCGAGCGTCCGCAACTCCTCGAACACCGAATTCGGCAGGCTGTCCACAGTTCGTCGACGCGACCGGTGCTCGAACGACGCGAATCGTGGCACCGGTCGCTGCTCGAGTGCTCCTCGGACCTGCTGGTCGCCTTCGACGCGTCGGGTCGAGCGACCTACGTCAGCTCAGCGGCCGAGCGAAACGCGGGCGTCGAGACGAGCGAGTCCGGCGACGGTTGGATTTTCGACGTCGTTCACCCCGATGACAGGGACGCCGTCGCCGAATCGTTCGACGCCGTCTGCACCGATCCGCCGGGCGCAACACGGACCGTCACGTACCGCTGTCGCGGCAGTGACGAGTCCTGGCGCGTTCACGAGGCCGTTTTCACGAACTGCCTGGAGAACCCGATCGTCGGCGGCGTCATCGGCTCGATTCGCGACGTCACCCGGTACCACCGCGTCGAGCGCAAACTGGGCGAGTCGCTCGAGCGAGTGACCGACGCGTTCTACGCGCTCGATACGGAGTGGCGATTAACGTACGTCAACAGTCGAGCCGAAACCCTGCTGGGCTACTCCCGGGACGAACTGCTCGGGAACGACGTCCGGGAGGTGTTCCCGCACGGCTTTCGATCGGATCTGTACGAACGGTTCCACCAGGCGATGGAACGACAGGAGCCCGTCTCGTGGGTGCGCTACTCCGAATCGCTCGGCATGTGGATGGAGATTCACGCGTACCCGTCCGAGACGGGCCTGTCGGTCTACTTCCGCGACATCACCGAGCGGGTCGAGCGCGAACGGGACCTGGCCGAACGAACGGAGCGGCTCCAGGTGTTGGTCGAAAACGCGCCCGTCATCCACTACGTCATCGACGACGAGGGAACGATCATGCTCTCGGAGGGGCGCGGCCTCGAGAATATCGGCTTCGAGTCGGGCGAGGTCGGCGGCGAGTCGTTCTTCGAACGCTTCGAGGAGTACCCCGAGATCCGCGCCGACGCGAGGGCGGCCCTCGACGGGACCGCCGTCCACAGTCAGCGGCAGATTCGCGATCGGGTCTTCGAGTCGTGGTACCAGCCGGTCACGGAAAACGGCGAGGTCGACCGCGTTATCGGCGTCGCCGTCGACGTCACGGAGCGCGTCCAGTATCAGGACGCGCTGAACGCCCTCCACGAGGCGACCAGTCACCTGCTGACCGTCGACTCGAAGCAAACGGCCTGCGAATACATCGTCGACGTGGCGAACGACGTTCTCGATCTGGATAGTATCGTCTTCCGGTTCGACGACCAGCACAACGAACTCGTCCCGGCCGCGTACTCGAGTGATCTCGAGCGAGCGGTCGGTCCGCCGCCGCGACTCGGACCGGACGACGGCATCACGTGGAACACGTTCGTCACGGACTCTCCCTCGGTGTTCGGGGATGTGCGCGAGTCGGATCTGGTCTACGACGAATCGACGGACGTGCGGAGCGGACTCTACGTTCCACTCGGGGAACACGGCGTACTCGCCGCCGTTTCGACCGCGGCGAATCAGTACGACGACGACACCGTCGAGCTGGTGAAGTCGTTCGCTACCACGGCCGAAGCCGCACTCGACAGGATCGGTCAAACTCGCCGGCTCCACGATCACGAGCAAGAACTGCAGCGCCAGAACAGTCACCTCGAGCGGCTGAACCGTTCGAACGAGATCCGACAGGATATCGAGGAGCACCTGTTGCTGGCCGATTCCCGGGAGGCGATCGAGCAGGGAATCTGCGATCGACTCGTCGACGTGGACGCGTGCTCGTTCGCTTGGATCGGCGAGCCCGACCCGAGCGGGAACCGGATCCGACCGCGGGTCCACGCCGGTCTCGAGCGGGGCTATCTCGACGCGGTCACGGTGACGACCGTCGACGACTCCGCCGCGGAACCGACCGGCCGAGCGGTCCGCTCCCGGACGCCGGTCCACGTCGAAAACGTCGCGGCCAGCGTGCACGACGGCACGTGGCGGACCGACGCGCTTTCGAGGAGCTTCCAATCGGTGTACACCGTTCCGCTCGTCTACGACGAGTACCTCTACGGCGTGCTCTCGGCCTACGGCGACGACCGGAACGCCTTCGATGAGACGTTCCGATCGATGCTCGCGGACCTCGGCGAAACGATCGCGTACGCGATCGACGCCGTCAAGCGAAAGAACGCGCTCCTCGACGACGGCGTCACCGAGGTCGAACTCGAACTCACGGCCGACTCGGCGCTGTGCCGGCTCGCCGACCGGCTTCAGGCACGCGTCTCGTTCCAGGGCGCGACGTTACAGGCCGACGGGTCGGCGCTCGTGTTTGTCACCGTCGAACCGCCGGTCGACGGGTCGGAAATCGACGCGGCGCTCGAGGGTGTCGACGACGCGGTGGTGGTCGCCGAAACGGAGACCCAGACGCTGCTACAGCTTCGGCTCACCGGCTCGTTCCTCGGGACGATCGTCAGCGACCACGGCGGCACGTTGCGGGAGTTCGTCAGCGAAGGAGACGAGCACCGAGCGATCGTCGACGTTCCGGACGGCGTCGAGATCCGCAAAGTCATCTCCGATATCAACCGTCGCGGCCTCTCGGCGTCGATGGTCGCCCGCCGCGAACAGTCCTCGAGCGCCGAAACGCCGCTCGACGCCCGCGCTCGAAACGCGATGCTCGAGCGCCTTACGACCAGACAGCAAGAAGTGGTTCGGACGGCGTACCACGGCGGGTTCTTCGAGTGGCCGCGCCGGACGACCGGCGAAGAGATCGCCGCCTCGCTGGATATCTCCTCGCCCGCGTTTCACAAGCACGTTCGGGGCGTCGAACAGAAGCTCTTCACGGCCCTGTTCGAGGGAATGACGACCAATGGTTAA